One window of the Peptacetobacter hiranonis genome contains the following:
- the metK gene encoding methionine adenosyltransferase → MARHLFTSESVTEGHPDKICDQISDSILDALLEADPKSRVACETTVTTGLVLVAGEISTSAYVDIPKLVRETVKEIGYTRAKFGFDCDTCAVITSIDEQSGDIAMGVDEGLESKSGEVTEEEIEKVGAGDQGIMFGFACNETPELMPLPISLAHKLSRRLTEVRKSGLLDYLRPDGKTQVTVEYEDNKPVRVHTILISTQHSEDVTTEQIRKDLIEHVIKAVIPAELLDEETLYYVNPTGRFVVGGPQGDTGLTGRKIIIDTYGGYSRHGGGAFSGKDPTKVDRSAAYAARYVAKNIVAAGLADKCEIELSYAIGVARPLSIFVDTFGTGKVSEEKLVELVNKHFDLRPGAIIRDLDLLRPIYKQCAAYGHFGRTDIDLPWERTDKAEILKKEALGE, encoded by the coding sequence AAAATCAAGAGTTGCATGTGAAACAACTGTTACAACAGGATTAGTATTAGTAGCAGGGGAAATAAGTACATCAGCATACGTTGATATACCAAAATTAGTTAGAGAAACAGTAAAAGAAATAGGATACACAAGAGCTAAATTCGGATTTGACTGTGACACTTGTGCAGTTATAACATCTATAGATGAACAGTCAGGCGATATAGCAATGGGTGTTGATGAAGGATTAGAAAGTAAATCAGGAGAAGTAACTGAAGAAGAAATAGAAAAAGTAGGAGCAGGAGACCAGGGTATAATGTTCGGATTCGCTTGTAATGAAACTCCAGAACTTATGCCATTACCAATATCTTTAGCTCACAAATTATCTAGAAGATTAACAGAAGTTAGAAAATCTGGACTTCTTGACTACTTAAGACCAGATGGAAAAACTCAGGTAACTGTAGAATACGAAGATAATAAACCAGTTAGAGTTCATACAATATTAATATCTACTCAGCACAGTGAAGATGTAACAACTGAACAGATAAGAAAAGACTTAATAGAACACGTTATAAAAGCTGTTATACCAGCAGAACTTCTTGATGAAGAAACATTATACTATGTAAACCCAACAGGAAGATTCGTTGTAGGTGGACCACAGGGAGATACAGGACTTACAGGAAGAAAAATAATAATAGATACTTACGGTGGATACTCTAGACACGGTGGTGGAGCATTCTCTGGTAAAGACCCAACAAAAGTTGACAGATCTGCAGCTTATGCAGCAAGATATGTTGCTAAAAATATAGTAGCAGCTGGACTTGCAGACAAATGTGAAATAGAATTATCATACGCTATAGGTGTTGCTAGACCTCTATCTATATTCGTTGATACATTCGGAACTGGAAAAGTTTCTGAAGAAAAACTAGTTGAACTAGTAAACAAACACTTTGACTTAAGACCAGGTGCGATAATAAGAGACTTAGACCTTCTAAGACCAATATACAAACAGTGTGCAGCTTACGGACACTTTGGTAGAACTGACATAGATCTTCCATGGGAAAGAACTGATAAAGCTGAAATACTTAAAAAAGAAGCACTAGGTGAATAA